In Mercenaria mercenaria strain notata chromosome 15, MADL_Memer_1, whole genome shotgun sequence, a single genomic region encodes these proteins:
- the LOC128549044 gene encoding uncharacterized protein LOC128549044, protein MANVNKENEPYLSDIEIDKLNVSQLKDYLRFHNQYVSGKKNELVLRAKGVQKLGLNDLQQEQRNAEVNFEKRKTEKLVTPLGEKLPNPETLKTWSNDLMEFPNFSDGDIYNYFVLKMKTKKQLRSKVYYADRHVHSILYHDINEKCEHCFVKCKVLPSLPSANVKDNPDHNVWLCLSKVTGQVHSAECDCTAGSGEACNHIGALMYALADLTAKKKDGTLASTSKNVYGVSLTIHGKENLLQKNLVN, encoded by the exons ATGgcgaatgtaaacaaagaaaacgaACCTTATCTGTCAGACATCGAAATTGACAAGTTaaatgtgtcacaattgaaagATTATTTACGGTTTCACAATCAGTATGTGTCGGGGAAGAAGAATGAACTTGTTTTAAGAGCTAAAGGTGTACAGAAGTTAGGCTTAAACGATCTCCAGCAGGAACAAAGGAACGCGGAagtgaattttgaaaaaagaaaaactgagAAACTTGTAACACCGCTCGGTGAGAAATTACCGAATCCAGAGACATTAAAAACGTGGAGTAATGATCTAATGGAATTTCCTAACTTCAGTGATGGagatatttacaattattttgtattaaaaatgaaaacaaagaaacagcTGAGATCCAAAGTGTACTACGCAGATAGACATGTACATAGCATATTGTACCATGACATTAACGAGAAATGTGAACACTGCTTTGTCAAATGTAAAGTTCTGCCATCCTTGCCAAGTGCCAATGTAAAAGACAATCCAGATCACAATGTTTGGCTTTGCCTGTCAAAAGTTACTGGTCAGGTCCATTCTGCAGAATGTGATTGTACAGCGGG GAGTGGGGAAGCATGTAATCACATTGGAGCTCTGATGTACGCCCTTGCTGACCTAACAGCAAAGAAGAAGGATGGAACTCTGGCGTCGACTTCAAAAAATGTGTATGGGGTCAGTTTAACAATCCACGGAAAAGAAAACTTACTCCAAAAAAATCTAGTGAATTAA